A region of Diceros bicornis minor isolate mBicDic1 chromosome 9, mDicBic1.mat.cur, whole genome shotgun sequence DNA encodes the following proteins:
- the TSC22D1 gene encoding TSC22 domain family protein 1 isoform X5, which produces MAASDGAVPGLPLPPSPPRPGRAPRGPGVSARPPAPRCWVHRTGRPAAAPLRASPPRPQPRPAFPLGAAAASPGGLKGRLEYKDYGAEGNCTRLLRPPVPDTMHQPPESTAAAAAADISARKMAHPAMFPRRGSGSGSASALSAAGTGVGSSATSSEDFPPPSLLQPPPLAASSTSGPQPPPPQSLNLLSQAQLQAQPLAPGGTQMKKKSGFQITSVTPAQISASISSNNSIAEDTESYDDLDESHTEDLSSSEILDVSLSRATDLGEPERSSSEETLNNFQEAETPGAVSPNQPHLPQPHLPHLPQQNVVINGNAHPHHLHHHHHIHHGHHLHHGHHHPSHTGVASTSVPGGPPSSPVSRKLSTTGSSDSVIPGAPTSAVSSGGSPASVMTNIRALSTTGSIGINSVTGTNTMNNVNISAVGTFNPNVTSSMLGNANINASNIPSAASVSVGPGVSSGVNVNILSGMGNGTVSSSAVINSVPNAAAGMTVGSVSSQQQQPTVNTSRFRVVKLDSSSEPFKKGRWTCTEFYEKENALPATEGVINKVVETVKQNPIEVTSERESTSGSSVSSSVSTLSHYTESVGSGEMGAPTVVQQQQQQQQPALQGVALQQMDFSSTGPQSIPAVSIPQSISQSQMAQVQLPSQELSYQQKQGLQPVPLQATISAATGIQPSSVNVVGVTSALGQQPSISSLAQPQLPYSQTTPPLQAPLPGAPPQQLQYGQQQLTVSPQMASGHGKSVTQNPTSEYVQQQPILQTAVSSGQPSSAGVGAGTTVIPMAQPQSIQLPVQPAAVQAQPAGASGQPVGQAQTAVSAVPTGSQIANIGQQANIPTAVQQPCTQVTPSVIQQGAPPSKQIVPPAQTASIHQGVPTSASSLPQQLVIAPQSTLLTVTPQPQGVESVAQGVVPQQLPAVSPLPSASSISVTNQVSSTGPSGMPSAPTNLVPSQNIAQTPATQNGSLVQSVSQPPLIASNINLPLAQQIPLSSTQFSAQSLAQAIGSQIEDARRPAEPSLVGLPQTISGESGGMSAVSDGSSSSLAASASLFPLKVLPLTTPLVDGEDESSLFQCFSPTRGARSDPRTTDTAKTTESF; this is translated from the exons ATGGCTGCCAGTGATGGAGCGGTCCCTGGGCTCCCGCTGCCACCGTCGCCGCCGCGCCCCGGCCGTGCTCCGCGAGGACCCGGCGTCTCTGCGCGCCCGCCCGCGCCTCGTTGCTGGGTTCACCGTACCGGGcgccccgccgccgccccgcTCCGAGCCTCGCCGCCCCGGCCCCAGCCGCGGCCAGCGTTTCCTCTCGGAGCAGCCGCCGCGAGCCCAGGGGGTTTGAAAGG GCGTCTTGAATACAAAGATTACGGTGCAGAAGGAAATTGCACTCGCCTCCTCCGCCCCCCGGTACCCGACACAATGCACCAGCCGCCTGAGTCCACCGCCGCCGCGGCCGCTGCAGACATTAGTGCTAGGAAGATGGCGCACCCGGCAATGTTCCCTAGAAGGGGCAGCGGTAGTGGCAGCGCCTCTGCTCTCAGTGCAGCAGGTACCGGCGTTGGTAGTAGTGCCACATCTTCCGAGGATTTTCCGCCTCCATCGCTGCTCCAGCCGCCACCTCTTGCAGCATCTTCTACGTCGGGACCACAGCCTCCGCCTCCACAAAGCCTGAACCTCCTTTCGCAGGCTCAGCTGCAGGCACAGCCTCTTGCGCCAGGCGGAactcaaatgaaaaagaaaagtggcTTCCAGATAACTAGCGTTACCCCAGCTCAGATCTCcgccagcatcagctctaacaacAGTATAGCAGAGGACACTGAGAGCTATGATGATCTGGATGAATCGCACACGGAAGATCTGTCTTCTTCCGAGATCCTTGATGTGTCACTTTCCAGGGCTACTGACTTAGGGGAGCCTGAACGCAGCTCCTCAGAAGAGACTCTAAATAACTTCCAGGAAGCTGAGACACCTGGGGCAGTCTCTCCCAACCAGCCCCACCTTCCTCAGCCTCATTTGCCTCACCTTCCACAACAGAATGTTGTGATCAATGGGAATGCTCATCCacaccacctccatcaccaccatcacattCATCATGGGCACCACCTCCACCATGGGCACCACCATCCATCGCATACTGGTGTGGCCAGTACATCCGTTCCTGGAGGGCCACCCTCAAGCCCAGTATCCAGAAAACTCTCTACAACTGGAAGCTCTGACAGTGTTATACCAGGTGCCCCAACTTCTGCTGTATCATCGGGTGGCTCACCTGCATCTGTAATGACTAATATCCGAGCTCTGAGTACTACCGGCAGTATAGGTATAAATTCTGTTACTGGCACTAATACGATGAATAATGTAAACATTAGTGCTGTGGGTACTTTTAATCCTAATGTGACAAGCAGCATGCTTGGTAATGCTAACATAAATGCAAGCAATATTCCTAGTGCTGCTAGTGTGAGTGTTGGGCCTGGAGTTAGCAGCGGTGTTAATGTGAATATCTTGAGTGGCATGGGCAATGGTACTGTTTCTTCCTCTGCTGTTATTAACAGTGTCCCTAATGCAGCTGCAGGGATGACTGTGGGATCAGTTTCAAGTCAGCAGCAACAACCAACCGTTAACACGTCAAGGTTCAGAGTTGTGAAGTTAGATTCTAGTTCTGAACCCTTTAAAAAAGGTAGATGGACTTGCACTGAGttctatgaaaaagaaaatgctttacCTGCTACAGAAGGTGTGATAAATAAAGTGGTGGAAACTGTAAAACAGAACCCAATAGAAGTGACTTCTGAGAGGGAGAGCACTAGTGGGAGTTCAGTGAGCAGTAGTGTCAGCACACTGAGTCACTACACAGAGAGTGTGGGAAGTGGAGAGATGGGAGCCCCTACTGtggtgcagcagcagcagcagcagcagcaaccagCTCTTCAAGGTGTGGCCCTTCAACAGATGGATTTCAGTAGCACTGGTCCACAGAGTATTCCAGCAGTTAGTATACCACAGAGTATTTCTCAGTCCCAGATGGCACAAGTACAATTACCGTCTCAAGAATTGAGCTATCAGCAAAAGCAAGGTCTTCAACCAGTACCTCTGCAAGCCACTATCAGTGCTGCAACTGGTATCCAGCCATCATCTGTTAATGTGGTTGGTGTAACTTCAGCTTTAGGTCAGCAGCCTTCCATTTCCAGTTTGGCTCAACCCCAACTGCCATATTCTCAGACAACTCCTCCACTGCAAGCTCCCCTTCCAGGGGCACCACCCCAACAGTTACAGTATGGACAACAGCAGCTGACTGTTTCTCCACAGATGGCCTCAGGCCATGGTAAATCAGTGACTCAGAATCCTACTTCAGAGTATGTACAGCAGCAGCCGATTCTTCAAACAGCAGTGTCCTCCGGGCAGCCCAGTTCTGCAGGAGTGGGAGCAGGAACAACGGTAATTCCTATGGCTCAGCCACAGAGTATCCAGCTGCCAGTGCAGCCCGCCGCAGTCCAAGCACAACCTGCAGGGGCATCTGGCCAGCCTGTTGGCCAGGCTCAAACAGCAGTATCTGCTGTACCTACTGGCAGTCAAATTGCAAATATTGGTCAACAGGCAAACATACCTACTGCAGTGCAGCAACCCTGTACCCAAGTCACACCTTCAGTTATTCAGCAAGGTGCTCCTCCATCTAAACAAATAGTTCCACCTGCTCAAACTGCGAGTATTCATCAGGGAGTTCCAACTAGTGCTTCAAGCCTTCCTCAACAGTTGGTCATTGCACCCCAGAGTACCTTGTTAACTGTGACTCCCCAGCCACAAGGAGTAGAATCAGTAGCTCAAGGAGTTGTTCCTCAGCAGTTGCCTGCAGTTAGTCCTTTGCCCTCTGCTAGCAGTATTTCTGTTACAAATCAGGTTAGTTCAACTGGTCCTTCTGGAATGCCTTCTGCCCCAACAAACTTGGTTCCATCACAGAATATAGCACAAACCCCTGCCACTCAAAATGGTAGTTTGGTTCAAAGTGTTAGTCAACCTCCCTTGATAGCATCTAATATAAATTTGCCTTTGGCACAACAGATACCACTAAGTTCTACTCAGTTCTCTGCACAATCATTAGCTCAGGCAATTGGAAGCCAAATTGAAGATGCCAGGCGCCCAGCGGAACCCTCCTTAGTTGGCTTACCTCAGACTATCAGTGGTGAAAGTGGGGGAATGTCAGCAGTTTCAGATGGGAGTAGCAGCAGCCTAGCAGCCTCTGCTTCTCTTTTCCCGTTGAAGGTGCTACCGCTGACGACACCCCTGGTGGATGGCGAGGATGAGAG
- the TSC22D1 gene encoding TSC22 domain family protein 1 isoform X9: MAASDGAVPGLPLPPSPPRPGRAPRGPGVSARPPAPRCWVHRTGRPAAAPLRASPPRPQPRPAFPLGAAAASPGGLKGRLEYKDYGAEGNCTRLLRPPVPDTMHQPPESTAAAAAADISARKMAHPAMFPRRGSGSGSASALSAAGTGVGSSATSSEDFPPPSLLQPPPLAASSTSGPQPPPPQSLNLLSQAQLQAQPLAPGGTQMKKKSGFQITSVTPAQISASISSNNSIAEDTESYDDLDESHTEDLSSSEILDVSLSRATDLGEPERSSSEETLNNFQEAETPGAVSPNQPHLPQPHLPHLPQQNVVINGNAHPHHLHHHHHIHHGHHLHHGHHHPSHTGVASTSVPGGPPSSPVSRKLSTTGSSDSVIPGAPTSAVSSGGSPASVMTNIRALSTTGSIGINSVTGTNTMNNVNISAVGTFNPNVTSSMLGNANINASNIPSAASVSVGPGVSSGVNVNILSGMGNGTVSSSAVINSVPNAAAGMTVGSVSSQQQQPTVNTSRFRVVKLDSSSEPFKKGRWTCTEFYEKENALPATEGVINKVVETVKQNPIEVTSERESTSGSSVSSSVSTLSHYTESVGSGEMGAPTVVQQQQQQQQPALQGVALQQMDFSSTGPQSIPAVSIPQSISQSQMAQVQLPSQELSYQQKQGLQPVPLQATISAATGIQPSSVNVVGVTSALGQQPSISSLAQPQLPYSQTTPPLQAPLPGAPPQQLQYGQQQLTVSPQMASGHGKSVTQNPTSEYVQQQPILQTAVSSGQPSSAGVGAGTTVLPLTTPLVDGEDESSLFQCFSPTRGARSDPRTTDTAKTTESF; encoded by the exons ATGGCTGCCAGTGATGGAGCGGTCCCTGGGCTCCCGCTGCCACCGTCGCCGCCGCGCCCCGGCCGTGCTCCGCGAGGACCCGGCGTCTCTGCGCGCCCGCCCGCGCCTCGTTGCTGGGTTCACCGTACCGGGcgccccgccgccgccccgcTCCGAGCCTCGCCGCCCCGGCCCCAGCCGCGGCCAGCGTTTCCTCTCGGAGCAGCCGCCGCGAGCCCAGGGGGTTTGAAAGG GCGTCTTGAATACAAAGATTACGGTGCAGAAGGAAATTGCACTCGCCTCCTCCGCCCCCCGGTACCCGACACAATGCACCAGCCGCCTGAGTCCACCGCCGCCGCGGCCGCTGCAGACATTAGTGCTAGGAAGATGGCGCACCCGGCAATGTTCCCTAGAAGGGGCAGCGGTAGTGGCAGCGCCTCTGCTCTCAGTGCAGCAGGTACCGGCGTTGGTAGTAGTGCCACATCTTCCGAGGATTTTCCGCCTCCATCGCTGCTCCAGCCGCCACCTCTTGCAGCATCTTCTACGTCGGGACCACAGCCTCCGCCTCCACAAAGCCTGAACCTCCTTTCGCAGGCTCAGCTGCAGGCACAGCCTCTTGCGCCAGGCGGAactcaaatgaaaaagaaaagtggcTTCCAGATAACTAGCGTTACCCCAGCTCAGATCTCcgccagcatcagctctaacaacAGTATAGCAGAGGACACTGAGAGCTATGATGATCTGGATGAATCGCACACGGAAGATCTGTCTTCTTCCGAGATCCTTGATGTGTCACTTTCCAGGGCTACTGACTTAGGGGAGCCTGAACGCAGCTCCTCAGAAGAGACTCTAAATAACTTCCAGGAAGCTGAGACACCTGGGGCAGTCTCTCCCAACCAGCCCCACCTTCCTCAGCCTCATTTGCCTCACCTTCCACAACAGAATGTTGTGATCAATGGGAATGCTCATCCacaccacctccatcaccaccatcacattCATCATGGGCACCACCTCCACCATGGGCACCACCATCCATCGCATACTGGTGTGGCCAGTACATCCGTTCCTGGAGGGCCACCCTCAAGCCCAGTATCCAGAAAACTCTCTACAACTGGAAGCTCTGACAGTGTTATACCAGGTGCCCCAACTTCTGCTGTATCATCGGGTGGCTCACCTGCATCTGTAATGACTAATATCCGAGCTCTGAGTACTACCGGCAGTATAGGTATAAATTCTGTTACTGGCACTAATACGATGAATAATGTAAACATTAGTGCTGTGGGTACTTTTAATCCTAATGTGACAAGCAGCATGCTTGGTAATGCTAACATAAATGCAAGCAATATTCCTAGTGCTGCTAGTGTGAGTGTTGGGCCTGGAGTTAGCAGCGGTGTTAATGTGAATATCTTGAGTGGCATGGGCAATGGTACTGTTTCTTCCTCTGCTGTTATTAACAGTGTCCCTAATGCAGCTGCAGGGATGACTGTGGGATCAGTTTCAAGTCAGCAGCAACAACCAACCGTTAACACGTCAAGGTTCAGAGTTGTGAAGTTAGATTCTAGTTCTGAACCCTTTAAAAAAGGTAGATGGACTTGCACTGAGttctatgaaaaagaaaatgctttacCTGCTACAGAAGGTGTGATAAATAAAGTGGTGGAAACTGTAAAACAGAACCCAATAGAAGTGACTTCTGAGAGGGAGAGCACTAGTGGGAGTTCAGTGAGCAGTAGTGTCAGCACACTGAGTCACTACACAGAGAGTGTGGGAAGTGGAGAGATGGGAGCCCCTACTGtggtgcagcagcagcagcagcagcagcaaccagCTCTTCAAGGTGTGGCCCTTCAACAGATGGATTTCAGTAGCACTGGTCCACAGAGTATTCCAGCAGTTAGTATACCACAGAGTATTTCTCAGTCCCAGATGGCACAAGTACAATTACCGTCTCAAGAATTGAGCTATCAGCAAAAGCAAGGTCTTCAACCAGTACCTCTGCAAGCCACTATCAGTGCTGCAACTGGTATCCAGCCATCATCTGTTAATGTGGTTGGTGTAACTTCAGCTTTAGGTCAGCAGCCTTCCATTTCCAGTTTGGCTCAACCCCAACTGCCATATTCTCAGACAACTCCTCCACTGCAAGCTCCCCTTCCAGGGGCACCACCCCAACAGTTACAGTATGGACAACAGCAGCTGACTGTTTCTCCACAGATGGCCTCAGGCCATGGTAAATCAGTGACTCAGAATCCTACTTCAGAGTATGTACAGCAGCAGCCGATTCTTCAAACAGCAGTGTCCTCCGGGCAGCCCAGTTCTGCAGGAGTGGGAGCAGGAACAACG GTGCTACCGCTGACGACACCCCTGGTGGATGGCGAGGATGAGAG
- the TSC22D1 gene encoding TSC22 domain family protein 1 isoform X2 has protein sequence MAASDGAVPGLPLPPSPPRPGRAPRGPGVSARPPAPRCWVHRTGRPAAAPLRASPPRPQPRPAFPLGAAAASPGGLKGRLEYKDYGAEGNCTRLLRPPVPDTMHQPPESTAAAAAADISARKMAHPAMFPRRGSGSGSASALSAAGTGVGSSATSSEDFPPPSLLQPPPLAASSTSGPQPPPPQSLNLLSQAQLQAQPLAPGGTQMKKKSGFQITSVTPAQISASISSNNSIAEDTESYDDLDESHTEDLSSSEILDVSLSRATDLGEPERSSSEETLNNFQEAETPGAVSPNQPHLPQPHLPHLPQQNVVINGNAHPHHLHHHHHIHHGHHLHHGHHHPSHTGVASTSVPGGPPSSPVSRKLSTTGSSDSVIPGAPTSAVSSGGSPASVMTNIRALSTTGSIGINSVTGTNTMNNVNISAVGTFNPNVTSSMLGNANINASNIPSAASVSVGPGVSSGVNVNILSGMGNGTVSSSAVINSVPNAAAGMTVGSVSSQQQQPTVNTSRFRVVKLDSSSEPFKKGRWTCTEFYEKENALPATEGVINKVVETVKQNPIEVTSERESTSGSSVSSSVSTLSHYTESVGSGEMGAPTVVQQQQQQQQPALQGVALQQMDFSSTGPQSIPAVSIPQSISQSQMAQVQLPSQELSYQQKQGLQPVPLQATISAATGIQPSSVNVVGVTSALGQQPSISSLAQPQLPYSQTTPPLQAPLPGAPPQQLQYGQQQLTVSPQMASGHGKSVTQNPTSEYVQQQPILQTAVSSGQPSSAGVGAGTTVIPMAQPQSIQLPVQPAAVQAQPAGASGQPVGQAQTAVSAVPTGSQIANIGQQANIPTAVQQPCTQVTPSVIQQGAPPSKQIVPPAQTASIHQGVPTSASSLPQQLVIAPQSTLLTVTPQPQGVESVAQGVVPQQLPAVSPLPSASSISVTNQVSSTGPSGMPSAPTNLVPSQNIAQTPATQNGSLVQSVSQPPLIASNINLPLAQQIPLSSTQFSAQSLAQAIGSQIEDARRPAEPSLVGLPQTISGESGGMSAVSDGSSSSLAASASLFPLKVLPLTTPLVDGEDESASLLPEVQGVILEPQIQPRPRRAFDVRGPLSPLNPWRQNIQLLERVGKDNKQVGAFHYLLGFIYRLECPSIAHLILLVNSLGSYKNQVGLQSVCFSRNAD, from the exons ATGGCTGCCAGTGATGGAGCGGTCCCTGGGCTCCCGCTGCCACCGTCGCCGCCGCGCCCCGGCCGTGCTCCGCGAGGACCCGGCGTCTCTGCGCGCCCGCCCGCGCCTCGTTGCTGGGTTCACCGTACCGGGcgccccgccgccgccccgcTCCGAGCCTCGCCGCCCCGGCCCCAGCCGCGGCCAGCGTTTCCTCTCGGAGCAGCCGCCGCGAGCCCAGGGGGTTTGAAAGG GCGTCTTGAATACAAAGATTACGGTGCAGAAGGAAATTGCACTCGCCTCCTCCGCCCCCCGGTACCCGACACAATGCACCAGCCGCCTGAGTCCACCGCCGCCGCGGCCGCTGCAGACATTAGTGCTAGGAAGATGGCGCACCCGGCAATGTTCCCTAGAAGGGGCAGCGGTAGTGGCAGCGCCTCTGCTCTCAGTGCAGCAGGTACCGGCGTTGGTAGTAGTGCCACATCTTCCGAGGATTTTCCGCCTCCATCGCTGCTCCAGCCGCCACCTCTTGCAGCATCTTCTACGTCGGGACCACAGCCTCCGCCTCCACAAAGCCTGAACCTCCTTTCGCAGGCTCAGCTGCAGGCACAGCCTCTTGCGCCAGGCGGAactcaaatgaaaaagaaaagtggcTTCCAGATAACTAGCGTTACCCCAGCTCAGATCTCcgccagcatcagctctaacaacAGTATAGCAGAGGACACTGAGAGCTATGATGATCTGGATGAATCGCACACGGAAGATCTGTCTTCTTCCGAGATCCTTGATGTGTCACTTTCCAGGGCTACTGACTTAGGGGAGCCTGAACGCAGCTCCTCAGAAGAGACTCTAAATAACTTCCAGGAAGCTGAGACACCTGGGGCAGTCTCTCCCAACCAGCCCCACCTTCCTCAGCCTCATTTGCCTCACCTTCCACAACAGAATGTTGTGATCAATGGGAATGCTCATCCacaccacctccatcaccaccatcacattCATCATGGGCACCACCTCCACCATGGGCACCACCATCCATCGCATACTGGTGTGGCCAGTACATCCGTTCCTGGAGGGCCACCCTCAAGCCCAGTATCCAGAAAACTCTCTACAACTGGAAGCTCTGACAGTGTTATACCAGGTGCCCCAACTTCTGCTGTATCATCGGGTGGCTCACCTGCATCTGTAATGACTAATATCCGAGCTCTGAGTACTACCGGCAGTATAGGTATAAATTCTGTTACTGGCACTAATACGATGAATAATGTAAACATTAGTGCTGTGGGTACTTTTAATCCTAATGTGACAAGCAGCATGCTTGGTAATGCTAACATAAATGCAAGCAATATTCCTAGTGCTGCTAGTGTGAGTGTTGGGCCTGGAGTTAGCAGCGGTGTTAATGTGAATATCTTGAGTGGCATGGGCAATGGTACTGTTTCTTCCTCTGCTGTTATTAACAGTGTCCCTAATGCAGCTGCAGGGATGACTGTGGGATCAGTTTCAAGTCAGCAGCAACAACCAACCGTTAACACGTCAAGGTTCAGAGTTGTGAAGTTAGATTCTAGTTCTGAACCCTTTAAAAAAGGTAGATGGACTTGCACTGAGttctatgaaaaagaaaatgctttacCTGCTACAGAAGGTGTGATAAATAAAGTGGTGGAAACTGTAAAACAGAACCCAATAGAAGTGACTTCTGAGAGGGAGAGCACTAGTGGGAGTTCAGTGAGCAGTAGTGTCAGCACACTGAGTCACTACACAGAGAGTGTGGGAAGTGGAGAGATGGGAGCCCCTACTGtggtgcagcagcagcagcagcagcagcaaccagCTCTTCAAGGTGTGGCCCTTCAACAGATGGATTTCAGTAGCACTGGTCCACAGAGTATTCCAGCAGTTAGTATACCACAGAGTATTTCTCAGTCCCAGATGGCACAAGTACAATTACCGTCTCAAGAATTGAGCTATCAGCAAAAGCAAGGTCTTCAACCAGTACCTCTGCAAGCCACTATCAGTGCTGCAACTGGTATCCAGCCATCATCTGTTAATGTGGTTGGTGTAACTTCAGCTTTAGGTCAGCAGCCTTCCATTTCCAGTTTGGCTCAACCCCAACTGCCATATTCTCAGACAACTCCTCCACTGCAAGCTCCCCTTCCAGGGGCACCACCCCAACAGTTACAGTATGGACAACAGCAGCTGACTGTTTCTCCACAGATGGCCTCAGGCCATGGTAAATCAGTGACTCAGAATCCTACTTCAGAGTATGTACAGCAGCAGCCGATTCTTCAAACAGCAGTGTCCTCCGGGCAGCCCAGTTCTGCAGGAGTGGGAGCAGGAACAACGGTAATTCCTATGGCTCAGCCACAGAGTATCCAGCTGCCAGTGCAGCCCGCCGCAGTCCAAGCACAACCTGCAGGGGCATCTGGCCAGCCTGTTGGCCAGGCTCAAACAGCAGTATCTGCTGTACCTACTGGCAGTCAAATTGCAAATATTGGTCAACAGGCAAACATACCTACTGCAGTGCAGCAACCCTGTACCCAAGTCACACCTTCAGTTATTCAGCAAGGTGCTCCTCCATCTAAACAAATAGTTCCACCTGCTCAAACTGCGAGTATTCATCAGGGAGTTCCAACTAGTGCTTCAAGCCTTCCTCAACAGTTGGTCATTGCACCCCAGAGTACCTTGTTAACTGTGACTCCCCAGCCACAAGGAGTAGAATCAGTAGCTCAAGGAGTTGTTCCTCAGCAGTTGCCTGCAGTTAGTCCTTTGCCCTCTGCTAGCAGTATTTCTGTTACAAATCAGGTTAGTTCAACTGGTCCTTCTGGAATGCCTTCTGCCCCAACAAACTTGGTTCCATCACAGAATATAGCACAAACCCCTGCCACTCAAAATGGTAGTTTGGTTCAAAGTGTTAGTCAACCTCCCTTGATAGCATCTAATATAAATTTGCCTTTGGCACAACAGATACCACTAAGTTCTACTCAGTTCTCTGCACAATCATTAGCTCAGGCAATTGGAAGCCAAATTGAAGATGCCAGGCGCCCAGCGGAACCCTCCTTAGTTGGCTTACCTCAGACTATCAGTGGTGAAAGTGGGGGAATGTCAGCAGTTTCAGATGGGAGTAGCAGCAGCCTAGCAGCCTCTGCTTCTCTTTTCCCGTTGAAGGTGCTACCGCTGACGACACCCCTGGTGGATGGCGAGGATGAGAG